The proteins below are encoded in one region of Candidatus Margulisiibacteriota bacterium:
- a CDS encoding helix-turn-helix domain-containing protein: protein MPLNTAKNLLTVKEVAEFLRINPITVYRMAQNNSIPALKINSSWRFRLDSIEKWLEEKEIFNGASKIHKGGRV, encoded by the coding sequence ATGCCGCTAAATACCGCTAAAAACCTGTTAACCGTTAAAGAAGTCGCAGAATTTCTTCGCATCAATCCCATTACCGTTTACCGCATGGCCCAAAACAACAGTATTCCCGCGTTAAAGATCAATTCCAGCTGGCGATTCCGGTTGGATTCGATCGAAAAATGGTTGGAGGAGAAAGAAATATTCAATGGCGCGTCTAAGATCCACAAGGGAGGTCGGGTATAA